A window of the Oryza brachyantha chromosome 5, ObraRS2, whole genome shotgun sequence genome harbors these coding sequences:
- the LOC102707400 gene encoding PH, RCC1 and FYVE domains-containing protein 1-like, which produces MTPDDNALITLKKGSKLIKYSRKGKPKIREFRLSSDEATLVWYSHNKEKCLRLSSVSKVIPGQRTAVFRRFLRPEKDYLSFSLIYKNGQRSLDLVCKDQAEVEVWFSTLETLITSCRLNFLTDGQGDRVSFSEDVSIYQDSISYDTTLDIASSITRSFNSVGYSTPNSLNIRADVGSDRSNMLRASTGDSSRVSISSAPSSSSQGSGLDDIESLGDVYVWGEVWADVLLSEGSSTYLCSKTDVLIPKPLESDVVLDVQQIACGSRHIGLTTRQGEVFTWGEEIGGRLGHGTDSDISRPKLVESLAVSNVEYIACGEFHTCVVTASGDLYNWGDGSYNAGLLGHGTGVSHWLPKRVSGPLEGLQVLSVACGSWHSALAMSSGKLFTFGDGTFGALGHGNRESIAYPKEVEALGVFRTMKVACGVWHSAAIVETSGQTNANVVSRKLFTWGDGDKNCLGHGDKEAKLIPTCVQALVDHNFHQVACGHTMTVGLATSGHVFTMGSSSNGQLGNPKADGKQPCMVQDKLGSELVEEISCGSNHVAALTSRSEVYTWGMGANGRLGHGSVEDKKKPTLVDALKDRHVKSISCGSNFTTCICIHKWVSGADQSVCSGCRQPFGFTRKRHNCYNCGLVHCHACSSRKVLKAALAPTPGKPHRVCDSCFMKLKAADTGVSGSYNKRNVITRRSIDIKDKSERPEMRPSRLATTAPAEPVKYQETKIVRAETKPADPMSMMKASQVPAMLQFNNLGFAGTFGSMPAAIKPTTVAPPMQMGVPILSPSQPIRKPTPTPATINPLAAKVDNDLKKTNEMLNQDISKLQSQVNKLKLKCETQDEQLQKVERKAKQAASMASEESARRNAVLEFVKHIDSELKVIADRMPSDTADSIKALQSHSEKFLAGQTSHLVEISGLTGHDIGHQRSTSMGNLAMSQDGSSGNASGSAIAMASESPCHRIMENNLKAPGDFAPKYGTHGEVQLIEQFEPGVYVTLIQLRDGTKVFKRVRFSKRRFAEQQAEEWWRENQERVFKKYNHPSN; this is translated from the exons ATGACACCAGATGATAAT GCCCTTATTACTTTAAAGAAAGGCAGCAAGCTTATCAAATATAGCCGGAAGGGAAAACCCAAGATTCGTGAGTTCAGACTTTCTAGT GACGAAGCAACATTAGTTTGGTACTCCCACAACAAGGAAAAGTGCCTCAGACTGTCATCTGTGTCTAAAGTTATACCTGGACAGAGAACT GCTGTTTTTAGGAGATTTTTACGCCCTGAGAAGGATTATCTATCATTTTCTCTTATATACAAGAACGGCCAACGTTCCCTTGATCTG GTTTGCAAGGATCAAGCTGAAGTAGAAGTGTGGTTTTCGACACTTGAGACACTTATTACTTCATGCCGTCTAAATTTTCTGACTGATGGTCAAGGTGATAGAGTATCATTTTCTGAA GACGTATCAATTTATCAAGACAGCATTTCCTATGATACAACGCTAGATATCGCCTCAAGTATCACACGTAGTTTTAACTCAGTTGGTTATAGTACACCCAATTCATTGAATATTAGAGCAGATGTTGGATCAGACCGTTCGAATAtgctaagagcaagtacagGAGACAGTAGCCGAGTTAGTATTTCCAGTGCCCCTAGTTCTTCCAGTCAAGGTTCTGGACTAGATGACATCGAATCGCTCGGCGATGTTTATGTATGGGGTGAGGTGTGGGCTGATGTGCTACTCTCTGAAGGATCCTCCACTTATTTGTGCAGCAAAACAGATGTTCTAATTCCTAAACCTCTAGAATCAGATGTTGTTTTGGATGTGCAGCAGATAGCATGTGGTTCTAGGCACATTGGTCTTACTACTCGGCAAGGAGAAGTATTCACATGGGGTGAAGAAATTGGTGGACGGCTAGGCCATGGAACAGATTCAGATATCAGTCGTCCCAAACTTGTAGAATCCTTAGCAGTGTCCAATGTGGAGTACATTGCATGTGGGGAGTTTCATACTTGTGTTGTAACTGCATCTGGTGATCTGTACAATTGGGGTGATGGATCATACAATGCTGGATTACTCGGACACGGAACCGGAGTAAGCCATTGGCTTCCAAAACGAGTTTCAGGACCTCTAGAAGGGCTTCAAGTGCTCTCTGTTGCATGTGGCTCATGGCATTCAGCATTGGCCATGTCAAGTGGAAAGCTTTTCACATTTGGTGATGGCACATTTGGTGCTCTTGGTCATGGAAACCGTGAAAGCATTGCGTATCCGAAGGAGGTAGAAGCTTTGGGTGTATTCAGAACTATGAAAGTTGCATGTGGAGTATGGCATTCTGCAGCAATTGTGGAGACCAGTGGTCAGACAAATGCAAATGTGGTGTCAAGGAAGCTGTTTACATGGGGTGATGGAGACAAGAATTGCCTAGGCCATGGCGACAAAGAAGCGAAGCTAATTCCTACCTGTGTTCAGGCACTTGTTGACCATAATTTCCATCAGGTGGCCTGTGGACATACCATGACTGTTGGTCTTGCCACATCTGGCCATGTTTTCACAATGGGTAGCTCTAGCAATGGCCAGCTTGGGAATCCAAAAGCTGATGGTAAACAACCATGTATGGTTCAAGATAAGCTGGGCAGTGAGTTGGTTGAAGAAATCTCATGTGGCTCTAACCATGTAGCAGCCTTGACTTCAAGAAGTGAAGTATATACATGGGGTATGGGAGCCAATGGAAGGTTGGGACATGGTAGTGTTGAAGACAAAAAGAAGCCAACTCTTGTCGATGCACTGAAAGATCGGCATGTCAAAAGCATTTCATGTGGCTCAAATTTCACTACCTGCATTTGCATACATAAGTGGGTCTCAGGTGCAGACCAGTCTGTTTGCTCTGGATGCAGGCAGCCATTTGGTTTCACAAGAAAGAGGCACAATTGCTACAACTGTGGACTTGTCCATTGTCATGCATGCAGCTCAAGAAAAGTGTTAAAGGCTGCTTTGGCACCAACTCCTGGCAAGCCACACCGTGTATGTGATTCATGTTTCATGAAACTGAAAGCTGCGGATACCGGCGTTAGCGGTTCATATAACAAAAGGAATGTCATTACCAGGCGATCCATTGATATCAAAGATAAGTCAGAGAGGCCAGAAATGAGGCCTTCCAGACTTGCAACGACAGCTCCAGCAGAGCCAGTCAAGTATCAAGAGACTAAAATTGTTAGAGCTGAGACAAAACCAGCTGATCCTATGTCCATGATGAAGGCATCCCAAGTTCCTGCCATGTTACAGTTCAATAATCTTGGTTTTGCAGGAACATTTGGTTCAATGCCAGCTGCTATAAAGCCTACTACAGTGGCACCTCCAATGCAAATGGGTGTACCAATATTGTCACCATCGCAACCGATAAGGAAGCCAACTCCAACTCCAGCAACCATAAATCCTCTCGCTGCTAAAGTGGACAATGATCTGAAGAAGACTAACGAGATGCTGAATCAAGACATCTCCAAGTTGCAATCTCAG GTTAATAAGTTGAAACTGAAATGTGAAACTCAGGACGAGCAACTACAGAAAGTAGAACGAAAGGCTAAACAGGCTGCCTCTATGGCTTCAGAAGAATCTGCTAGGCGCAACGCTGTGTTGGAGTTTGTGAAGCATATTGATAGTGAG CTCAAGGTTATTGCAGATAGGATGCCCAGTGATACTGCAGACAGCATAAAAGCCTTGCAAAGTCATTCAGAGAAATTTCTTGCAGGACAAACTAGTCATCTAGTGGAGATCTCCGGTCTTACTGGACATGATATTGGACACCAGAGATCAACTAGCATGGGTAACCTGGCCATGTCTCAAGATGGCAGTTCTGGGAATGCTAGTGGCTCTGCCATCGCCATGGCTAGTGAATCCCCATGCCATCGTATCATGGAAAACAACTTGAAGGCTCCAGGTGACTTCGCGCCAAAGTATGGTACTCATGGAGAAGTGCAGCTGATCGAGCAGTTTGAGCCAGGAGTGTATGTGACGCTTATCCAGCTGAGAGATGGCACCAAAGTATTCAAGCGTGTCAGGTTCAG CAAGAGGAGATTTGCTGAGCAGCAGGCCGAGGAATGGTGGAGGGAGAACCAAGAGAGAGTGTTCAAGAAATACAACCATCCAAGCAATTAA
- the LOC102716975 gene encoding mitogen-activated protein kinase kinase kinase 17-like, with protein sequence MDAAAISGGRRRLTRLRTLGRGASGAVVSLFAAGEDELLAVKSVAGPAGAAQLRREGGILASLCSPHVLPCFGFGAVAGGEYRLLLEFAPGGSLADEVARNGGRLEEGGVRGFAADVARGLAYLHGVGMVHGDVKGRNVVIGADGRAKLADFGCARRADSAGPIGGTPAFMAPEVARGEEQGPAADVWALGCTVIEMATGRAPWSDMDDVVAAVRLIGYTDAVPEAPEWLSPEGKDFLGKCFRRRAGDRWTAAQLLEHPFLAFAGCGGVEAEETKPKWVSPKSTLDAAFWESESESDADDEDDDMPESSAERITALAGPCSALPDWESDDGWIDVMSTQSELSVAEVETPVDQTYCEVPEAPVASPAVETTSYASSWDESSEAQMDAECSGADVDDDDELLHSVGAADAFVDEQLQDIYLDFTSDLPTVLCVDISDERKVKSLPPISDCLCSSPFHLFHLFYDHIHSKFDTSPVEVSMSNSPVSESVLKAPIRIPGL encoded by the exons ATGGATGCGGCGGCGAtcagcggcggccggaggcggCTGACGAGGCTGCGCACGCTCGGGCGGGGGGCGTCCGGGGCCGTCGTGTCGCTGTTCGCGGCCGGGGAGGACGAGCTCCTCGCGGTGAAGTCGGTGGCGGggccggccggggcggcgcAGCTGAGGCGGGAGGGGGGCATCCTCGCCTCGCTCTGCTCGCCGCACGTGCTCCCCTGTTTTGGgttcggcgccgtcgccggcggggagtACCGGCTGCTTCTTGAGTTCGCCCCCGGCGGCTCGCTCGCCGACGAGGTCGCGAGGAATGGGGGCCGCCTGGAGGAAGGTGGCGTCCGGGGTTTCGCGGCGGATGTTGCCAGGGGGCTCGCGTACCTCCATGGGGTGGGCATGGTGCATGGGGATGTGAAGGGGAGGAACGTGGTGATCGGCGCCGACGGGCGGGCCAAGCTCGCGGACTTCGGGTGCGCGAGGCGCGCCGATTCGGCGGGGCCGATCGGGGGCACGCCGGCGTTCATGGCGCCGGAGgtggcgcgcggggaggagcaGGGGCCGGCGGCCGATGTCTGGGCGCTGGGGTGCACCGTCATCGAGATGGCCACCGGCCGCGCGCCGTGGAGCGACATGGACGACGTGGTCGCGGCGGTGCGCCTGATCGGGTACACCGACGCCGTGCCGGAGGCCCCGGAGTGGCTGTCGCCTGAGGGGAAGGACTTCCTGGGCAAGTGCTTcaggcggcgcgccggcgatCGGTGGACAGCCGCGCAGCTGCTGGAGCATCCGTTTCTGGCGTTCGCCGGATGTGGCGgcgtcgaggcggaggagacGAAGCCCAAGTGGGTGTCTCCCAAGAGCACGCTGGATGCCGCATTCTGGGAATCGGAGTCAGAGTcggacgccgacgacgaggatgacgACATGCCGGAGAGCTCAGCCGAGAGGATCACGGCGCTTGCCGGCCCCTGCTCGGCCTTGCCCGATTGGGAGTCAGACGACGGCTGGATCGACGTGATGAGCACCCAATCCGAACTTTCCGTCGCGGAGGTTGAAACGCCGGTCGATCAGACGTACTGCGAAGTTCCTGAGGCGCCGGTGGCTTCGCCGGCCGTGGAGACGACGAGCTACGCAAGTTCTTGGGATGAAAGTTCAGAGGCACAAATGGATGCTGAGTGTTCTGGTGCTGacgtggacgacgacgacgagctcctgCACAGCGTAGGAGCTGCTGATGCCTttgtggatgaacagctccaagatatttatttagatttcaCTAGTGATCTTCCGACTGTACTTTGTGTTGATATTTCTGatgaaagaaaagtaaaatcaTTGCCTCCAATATCTGATTGCCTCTGTTCCTCCCCTTTTCACCTTTTCCATCTTTTTTACGATCACATTCACTCAAAATTCGACA CGTCACCAGTGGAAGTCAGCATGTCAAATTCTCCAGTTTCAGAGAGTGTTCTGAAGGCACCAATTCGAATTCCAGGTCTCTAG
- the LOC121054489 gene encoding mitogen-activated protein kinase kinase kinase 17-like produces MAVAVSRRQWTRVRTLGHGASGAEVFLAADDASGELFAVKSVGAADAAALRREQGVMAGLSSPHVVPCVGSRVGPDGSYQMFLEFAPGGSLADVVARSGGRLEERAVGEYAADVAGGLAYLHGMGLVHGDVKSRNVVVGGDGRAKLADFGCARWAGSARPIGGTPAFMAPEVARGEEQSPAADVWALGCTVIEMATGRTPWSDMDDVLAAVHRIGYTEAVPEVPAWLSADAKDFLARCLQRRPIDRSTAAQLLQHPFVASAAGGDAKPEAPKTKWVSPKSTLDAAFWESDTDEEDDELSQSTAQRISSLACAVSSLPDWDSDDGWIDVISTSTEESHTISPPADEGTTTTTTDFDGDVTGAEFELPHIDVDSGNTAHNAGEANPPSSLIFDNVVVPCKPSSCKCNKHNAIELLACFLLTNDLPLAALFIASRVYRPRLTAVTNTCGSGTVQEREVAS; encoded by the coding sequence atggcggtggcggtgagcCGGCGGCAATGGACGCGGGTGCGGACGCTGGGGCACGGGGCGTCCGGGGCGGAGGTGTTCTTGGCGGCCGACGACGCGTCGGGGGAGCTGTTCGCCGTCAAGTCCGTcggggcggcggacgcggcggcgctgaggAGGGAGCAGGGGGTGATGGCCGGCCTGAGCTCGCCGCACGTGGTCCCCTGCGTCGGCAGCCGCGTGGGGCCCGACGGGTCGTACCAGATGTTCCTCGAGTTCGCCCCCGGCGGGTCGCTCGCCGACGTGGTGGCGAGGAGCGGGGGCAGGCTGGAGGAGCGCGCCGTCGGGGAGTACGCCGCGGACGTGGCCGGAGGGCTCGCGTACCTCCACGGGATGGGGCTGGTGCACGGCGACGTCAAGTCGAGGAATGTcgtggtcggcggcgacggccgggcaAAGCTCGCGGACTTCGGGTGCGCCAGGTGGGCGGGCTCCGCGAGGCCGATCGGCGGCACGCCGGCGTTTATGGCGCCCGAGgtcgcgcgcggggaggagcaGAGTCCGGCCGCCGACGTCTGGGCGCTCGGCTGCACGGTCATCGAGATGGCCACCGGCCGCACGCCGTGGAGCGACATGGACGACGTGCTCGCGGCGGTGCATCGGATTGGTTACACGGAGGCCGTCCCCGAGGTCCCCGCCTGGCTCTCCGCCGACGCCAAAGATTTCTTGGCCAGGTGCTTGCAAAGGCGCCCCATTGACCGGAGCACCGCGGCGCAGCTGCTGCAGCACCCgttcgtcgcctccgccgccggcggcgacgccaaGCCGGAAGCCCCGAAGACCAAATGGGTGTCCCCCAAGAGCACGCTGGACGCCGCATTCTGGGAGTCCGAcaccgacgaggaggacgacgagctgTCACAGAGCACCGCTCAGAGGATCAGCTCACTGGCCTGCGCCGTCTCGTCGCTGCCGGACTGGGACTCCGACGACGGCTGGATCGACGTGATCTCCACCTCAACCGAAGAATCTCACACAATTTCCCCACCGGCCGACgaggggacgacgacgacgacgaccgactTCGACGGCGATGTCACCGGCGCAGAATTCGAGCTCCCCCACATTGACGTGGACAGTGGCAACACCGCCCACAATGCCGGAGAAGCCAATCCCCCTTCGTCTTTAATTTTCGATAATGTAGTAGTACCATGTAAACCATCATCCTGTAAGTGCAACAAACACAATGCAATTGAATTACTAGCATGTTTTCTCCTCACAAATGATTTGCCTCTCGCTGCTCTGTTCATCGCGTCACGTGTCTACCGGCCAAGATTAACCGCGGTGACCAATACGTGCGGGAGTGGAACTGTGCAGGAACGcgaggtagctagctag
- the LOC102707677 gene encoding FHA domain-containing protein DDL: MASAVERREHSRRSGRSRSRSPARDRGSPQRRRSPPSRRERSPVSRGGSPRGRSPVKSRERSPAPRSDSARRRSPVKASSYRERSPHTEKVKERVRSPKHARPPTRSPSPARKRESRSPSPRTKRLRRAQGEREGADGTEGDHRKTTTREERDSGRNRVRDEEKDVSRDRKMEREDSRGSFKDRKLDRDDERDHLRDRRSDRSDASRETRSTRDDERRDSRGRRSDGDDRKGISREQREDHDDRRDARERRTDRDENNGEFGRPSRHGRSVSPEEHRHRGRHESRQSPRSSRSAARGEDTSSISEVASRSGDPDSLVKMNAAADALEAKEKQKPSFELSGKLAEETNRVAGVNLLHSEPPEARKSDIRWRLYVFKGGEPLNEPLYVHRMSSYLFGRERKVADIPTDHPSCSKQHAVLQYRLVEKEQPDGMMSKQVRPYLMDLGSTNGTFINDNRIEPSRYYELFEKDTIKFGNSSREYVLLHENSKD, translated from the exons ATGGCTtcggcggtggagcggaggGAGCATTCCCGGAGGTCGGGGCGCTCGAGGTCGCGCTCCCCGGCGAGGGACCGGGGCTCGCcgcagcggaggaggagcccgCCTTCACGGAGGGAGAGGTCGCCGGTTTCGAGGGGTGGCTCGCCTAGGGGGAGGTCTCCTGTTAAGAGTAGGGAGAGGTCGCCGGCTCCGAGGAGTGACTCAGCTAGGAGGAGGTCTCCTGTTAAGGCTAGCTCGTATAGGGAGAGGTCACCGCATACAGAGAAGGTGAAGGAGAGGGTTAGGTCACCGAAGCATGCTAGGCCACCGACACGGTCTCCATCACCTGCTAGGAAACGGGAGTCCCGGTCACCCTCGCCGAGGACCAAACGGCTGAGAAGAGCTCAGGGTGAGCGTGAAGGGGCAGATGGTACTGAGGGTGACCACCGGAAGACCACCACTAGGGAAGAGCGGGACTCGGGGAGGAACAGGGTGCGCGATGAGGAAAAAGATGTGTCAAGGGATAGAAAGATGGAGAGGGAAGATAGCAGGGGTTCTTTCAAGGACAGGAAACTGGATCGTGATGATGAAAGGGATCATTTAAGGGATAGAAGGTCTGATCGGTCTGATGCTTCAAGAGAGACAAGGTCAACCCGAGATGATGAAAGGCGTGATTCAAGGGGTAGAAGGTCTGATGGGGATGATCGAAAAGGAATTTCAAGGGAGCAAAGGGAAGATCATGATGATAGAAGGGATGCACGAGAGAGAAGGACAGACCGGGATGAGAACAATGGTGAATTTGGAAGACCATCTAGGCATGGGCGATCAGTATCTCCAGAAGAGCATAGGCATAGGGGTAGACATGAATCCCGCCAATCACCAAGGTCATCCAGAAGTGCAGCACGTGGTGAG gATACAAGCTCTATATCAGAGGTAGCATCACG GAGTGGTGATCCTGATTCTTTGGTGAAGATGAATGCTGCTGCAGATGCTCtagaagcaaaagaaaag CAAAAACCATCATTTGAACTGTCTGGAAAGCTTGCTGAGGAGACTAACAGAGTTGCAG GTGTCAATCTGTTACATTCAGAACCTCCAGAGGCTCGCAAGTCAGATATTAGATGGCGACTCTATGTCTTCAAGGGTGGTGAACCACTCAATG AACCATTATATGTTCACCGGATGAGCAGCTACCTTTTTGGAAGGGAGCGGAAAGTTGCAGACATCCCCACAGATCATCCTTCCTGCAGCAAGCAACATGCAGTTCTTCAATATAG ACTTGTAGAGAAGGAGCAGCCAGATGGCATGATGTCTAAGCAAGTGAG GCCTTATCTAATGGATCTTGGTAGTACCAATGGAACTTTCATTAAT gaCAATCGTATTGAGCCCAGCCGTTACTATGAACTCTTTGAAAAGGATACCATTAAGTTTGGCAATAGTAG CCGGGAGTATGTTTTGCTTCATGAAAACTCGAAAGACTGA